One window of Nocardia sp. NBC_00508 genomic DNA carries:
- a CDS encoding TetR/AcrR family transcriptional regulator: protein MTTQTRKERERAERRQRIVDTARELAEAQGWESVTVRRLAERIEYSQPVLYSHFVGKSAIVSAVAVQGFAELTTVVRQAHAEATGDADRLRRVARAYLEFAAANPALYDAMFLMSTDLTFGLEAPLPLREGFAELEAMFRPLVDDPDLGARTEVAWSTLHGLATLERGGRLRPELRDQRLDLLVAEWLAAVGAD from the coding sequence ATGACCACCCAGACGCGCAAAGAACGAGAGCGGGCCGAGCGCAGGCAGCGCATCGTGGACACCGCACGCGAGCTCGCCGAAGCGCAGGGTTGGGAGTCGGTGACGGTGCGCCGTCTCGCCGAACGGATCGAATACAGCCAGCCCGTGCTCTACAGCCACTTCGTGGGCAAGTCGGCGATCGTCTCGGCAGTCGCGGTGCAGGGATTCGCCGAACTGACCACAGTCGTACGGCAGGCGCACGCCGAGGCCACCGGCGACGCCGACCGGCTGCGCCGGGTCGCGCGGGCCTACCTGGAATTCGCCGCCGCCAACCCGGCGCTCTACGACGCGATGTTCCTCATGAGCACCGACCTCACCTTCGGACTGGAGGCCCCCCTGCCGCTGCGCGAGGGGTTCGCCGAGCTGGAAGCCATGTTCCGCCCGTTGGTCGACGATCCGGACCTCGGCGCCCGCACCGAGGTCGCCTGGAGCACCCTGCACGGCCTGGCCACGCTCGAACGCGGCGGCCGCCTACGTCCCGAGCTGCGCGACCAGCGATTGGACCTGCTGGTGGCGGAGTGGCTCGCCGCTGTCGGCGCGGACTAG